A genomic region of Manihot esculenta cultivar AM560-2 chromosome 15, M.esculenta_v8, whole genome shotgun sequence contains the following coding sequences:
- the LOC110601131 gene encoding plant cysteine oxidase 2 isoform X1, with the protein MGIETSVANKEEEEFCELEKEENQILDPYPNPKGNKNSRGKKGRRRNVKKMVVVSPLQKLYDTCKEVFEVSGRGIVPSPDKIEKMKAVLDDIKPEDVGLSQEMPYFQSPASGRTPAITYLHLHECDKFSMGIFCFPPSGVIPLHNHPGMTVLSKLLFGTMHIKSYDWVVDGPRNESAVANSSEGEVKQSDIQQPQVRLAKVKIDSNFIAPCDPTILYPADGGNMHCFTAVTACAVLDVLGPPYSDPEGRHCTYYFDFPFGNFSVDGVSVSEEERESHAWLQDRGKQPEEFAIVGKLYRGPKMVDN; encoded by the exons ATGGGGATTGAGACAAGTGTGGCTAACAAGGAGGAAGAGGAGTTCTGTGAATTGGAGAAGGAAGAGAATCAAATTCTGGACCCATATCCGAATCCAAAAGGTAATAAGAATAGCAGAGGGAAGAAAGGCCGTCGACGGAACGTCAAGAAGATGGTAGTGGTATCTCCTCTTCAAAAGCTGTATGATACCTGCAAGGAAGTGTTTGAAGTTAGTGGACGTGGAATTGTCCCCTCTCCTGATAAAATCGAAAAGATGAAGGCGGTTTTGG ATGACATTAAACCAGAGGATGTTGGTCTGAGTCAGGAAATGCCATATTTTCAGTCACCTGCTTCTGGGAGAACCCCTGCAATAACATATCTTCATCTCCATGAATGTGACAAATTCTCG ATGGGTATCTTCTGCTTTCCACCATCAGGTGTGATTCCCCTTCATAATCATCCTGGAATGACAGTTTTAAGTAAGCTACTGTTTGGAACGATGCACATTAAATCGTATGACTGGGTAGTTGATGGCCCTCGCAATGAATCTGCTGTGGCCAATTCTTCTGAAGGTGAAG TGAAGCAGTCTGACATCCAGCAACCACAAGTGCGACTGGCCAAGGTCAAGATTGACTCTAACTTCATTGCACCATGCGACCCCACCATTCTTTACCCTGCTGATGGGGGCAACATGCATTGCTTCACAGCAGTAACAGCGTGTGCAGTGCTGGACGTACTGGGCCCCCCATATTCAGATCCCGAAGGTCGCCACTGCACATATTACTTTGACTTTCCATTTGGCAATTTCTCAG TTGATGGGGTCTCCGTGTctgaagaagagagagagagtcatGCGTGGCTTCAAGACAGGGGGAAGCAGCCTGAGGAATTTGCCATTGTTGGAAAACTGTACAGAGGTCCAAAAATGGTGGACAACTGA
- the LOC110601131 gene encoding plant cysteine oxidase 2 isoform X2: MGIETSVANKEEEEFCELEKEENQILDPYPNPKGNKNSRGKKGRRRNVKKMVVVSPLQKLYDTCKEVFEVSGRGIVPSPDKIEKMKAVLDDIKPEDVGLSQEMPYFQSPASGRTPAITYLHLHECDKFSMGIFCFPPSGVIPLHNHPGMTVLSKLLFGTMHIKSYDWVVDGPRNESAVANSSEVKQSDIQQPQVRLAKVKIDSNFIAPCDPTILYPADGGNMHCFTAVTACAVLDVLGPPYSDPEGRHCTYYFDFPFGNFSVDGVSVSEEERESHAWLQDRGKQPEEFAIVGKLYRGPKMVDN; encoded by the exons ATGGGGATTGAGACAAGTGTGGCTAACAAGGAGGAAGAGGAGTTCTGTGAATTGGAGAAGGAAGAGAATCAAATTCTGGACCCATATCCGAATCCAAAAGGTAATAAGAATAGCAGAGGGAAGAAAGGCCGTCGACGGAACGTCAAGAAGATGGTAGTGGTATCTCCTCTTCAAAAGCTGTATGATACCTGCAAGGAAGTGTTTGAAGTTAGTGGACGTGGAATTGTCCCCTCTCCTGATAAAATCGAAAAGATGAAGGCGGTTTTGG ATGACATTAAACCAGAGGATGTTGGTCTGAGTCAGGAAATGCCATATTTTCAGTCACCTGCTTCTGGGAGAACCCCTGCAATAACATATCTTCATCTCCATGAATGTGACAAATTCTCG ATGGGTATCTTCTGCTTTCCACCATCAGGTGTGATTCCCCTTCATAATCATCCTGGAATGACAGTTTTAAGTAAGCTACTGTTTGGAACGATGCACATTAAATCGTATGACTGGGTAGTTGATGGCCCTCGCAATGAATCTGCTGTGGCCAATTCTTCTGAAG TGAAGCAGTCTGACATCCAGCAACCACAAGTGCGACTGGCCAAGGTCAAGATTGACTCTAACTTCATTGCACCATGCGACCCCACCATTCTTTACCCTGCTGATGGGGGCAACATGCATTGCTTCACAGCAGTAACAGCGTGTGCAGTGCTGGACGTACTGGGCCCCCCATATTCAGATCCCGAAGGTCGCCACTGCACATATTACTTTGACTTTCCATTTGGCAATTTCTCAG TTGATGGGGTCTCCGTGTctgaagaagagagagagagtcatGCGTGGCTTCAAGACAGGGGGAAGCAGCCTGAGGAATTTGCCATTGTTGGAAAACTGTACAGAGGTCCAAAAATGGTGGACAACTGA